The nucleotide window CCTTAAGTACTTCAGTCATTATTTTTAACTTTAAAGATTAACAAGAAAATATACTTGTCGATGATGAGTCAAGAAAAATGATTTGATGATTTTTGAGGTGATCTCTGAATAAAGTTATTTAAAGGAGTAGGAAAAGAGTGTATAGGAATGACAGAACAGACTATTTTAATGGGTAATTTAAATGAAGTAGCTAAAAAGGCGGCTCAATGGCTAATTAATAGGAAACCCATCAAATCGATAATTGATTGGGGAATTTCATTTTCTTTATGGCCACCTCACTTTACTACATCTTGTTGTGGTACGGAATTTGGAGCTTTCGCAGCTGCAAGATTTGATGCAGAGAGATATGGGATGTTGCCATTCTCCTCTGCTAGACAATCAAATATACTTATACTGGAAGGTACGCTAAGTAGAAAAATGGGTAGAGCAGCGAGAATTGTTTATGACCAGATGCCAGAACCAAAATACGTTATCGCCCTTGGAGCGTGTATACTCGAAGGAGGAATCTTTTGGAATTCTTATAATACCGTGCTTCCCTCAGATATTGGAATACCAGTTGATTTATACGTTCCGGGATGCCCAATAAGGCCAGAGGCTGTAGCTAGAGCAGTATTAATGTTACAGAAGAAGATAAGAACTCAAGGAGCCCTTAAGACATAAATGTTATTTACATTAGTGTGAGTATATCCTGTTTTTATAACAGCTTTATGGCTTTCTAGCAATCCATAGCTATTATGAGTCTCCAATGCATTATTTATCTCATCCTCTCTTATTTCCATGTCAGAACTGACCTTACAACCAGCATATTCTGAGTTACCGTCGATCCCATCAGTAGCGAAACCTAAAAGTTCAAATCTATTTCTTTTTTTAGCATATTTAAGGAAAGATAAACATACCTCTCCATTCCTTCCACCTTTCCCTGCCTTTCCTTGAATTGTAACTTCAGGCTCTCCACCAACCAATAAATAGTAAGGTCTCCTAAAAGGTATATTGTAGCTCTCTGATGAATTATAAATCGAGGCGATAATAGCTCCAACATCTCTCGCCTCTCCTCTGATTTCAGAAGTAAGAATGAAAGAGTTCACCAGAGTATTCGCAAGCTTCCTAAGCACCTCCATGTTATCTAAAATTATGTAATTTTTTACGATTCTAGAGAAACTCTTAGGAGTCTCTGTTAAATACTTAGAGTATTTCTCCAACCCTATAGCTTTTAAAATTTCTAACGCATCATCATTACTAGAATTATCAATACTAGTAAGACCACTCCCAATACTACTAATGTCATTACCTGGGACATCACTAACAATAAATGATACTATAGGGATTTTATCTTTTACATATTCAAGTATTTTACCACCTTTTACCTTAGATAGATGTTTCCTTACTATATTTATTTTATTAATCCCCAATCCAGAGGTTACGAGCACCTTGTTAATTATTTTTAACTCATCTAAGGGTATTTCAGAATACTCAACTAGTGCAGATGCACCC belongs to Saccharolobus solfataricus and includes:
- a CDS encoding glycerate 2-kinase, producing MDIVDKILEYTDPYKALQEKVRVYNNILLFNNEKIPFKKPILISIGKASLPMARFFRERMELKAKLIVTPKGTNGKENDVIEAGHPLPDENSIKAGKRMIELLANEDYDLVIFAISGGASALVEYSEIPLDELKIINKVLVTSGLGINKINIVRKHLSKVKGGKILEYVKDKIPIVSFIVSDVPGNDISSIGSGLTSIDNSSNDDALEILKAIGLEKYSKYLTETPKSFSRIVKNYIILDNMEVLRKLANTLVNSFILTSEIRGEARDVGAIIASIYNSSESYNIPFRRPYYLLVGGEPEVTIQGKAGKGGRNGEVCLSFLKYAKKRNRFELLGFATDGIDGNSEYAGCKVSSDMEIREDEINNALETHNSYGLLESHKAVIKTGYTHTNVNNIYVLRAP
- a CDS encoding NADH-quinone oxidoreductase subunit B, translated to MTEQTILMGNLNEVAKKAAQWLINRKPIKSIIDWGISFSLWPPHFTTSCCGTEFGAFAAARFDAERYGMLPFSSARQSNILILEGTLSRKMGRAARIVYDQMPEPKYVIALGACILEGGIFWNSYNTVLPSDIGIPVDLYVPGCPIRPEAVARAVLMLQKKIRTQGALKT